Proteins encoded within one genomic window of Bacillus thuringiensis:
- a CDS encoding DNA modification system-associated small protein, with translation MNKLKEQELELLAKICKENDLSTKLAYDLLRSAEKFSYENISENHRKKDYLDLIDFYAK, from the coding sequence ATGAATAAATTAAAAGAACAAGAGCTAGAATTACTAGCAAAAATTTGTAAAGAAAATGACCTATCAACAAAACTAGCATATGACTTATTGCGTTCTGCTGAAAAATTTTCATATGAAAACATAAGTGAAAATCACAGAAAAAAAGATTACCTAGATTTAATTGATTTTTATGCAAAATAA